The genomic interval GTCCTGTTGGCCTCCAGGGTCTCTCCCTCTTGAAAAATCTCCCTTACGTCGAGCATGGCGTCACTCTCCTTTGTGAGGATCTGTTTTTAAGACTTGGTCCTAATATATCCCCATTTTAGCACCTTCATCTAGCTACATCAACGGTTTTAGGGTAGGTAAAAGGACCGATGTCCTCAGGAGGTTTTCGGTGTATGATTATCGTACAATGGAACATATCGTTGTGGAATACGGAGGTATCGAGATGACCATCAGTACTTTAAGCGAGGATCTCGACCTTTTCGTGGAGCACGAGAGCCTCGGGGTAAGGTATATGGAGAGAATGGAGCATCTTGCGTCCGAGATGGATCGATTGGATGGCTTTGAGCAAAAGGCCGCCGAGAAGGAGCTTCGGAGTCTCGATAGAAAGATAATCAGGCTCGACAAGGCGGACTTGAAGAGGATCGATCGGCTCCTGAAGGGGGCGTCGGATCTGGAGGACGAGAGGCTTCTGGCCCAGCTTCAGGCTTTGAGGGCCAGATACGGCGGGGAACAGAAAGGTCCCCTGCCTTTGTTGGATCTGGACGGGCTGTCCAAGGCCCTGAGACAGAGGATAACCAGAGGGGTTAGCACAATGATGCTCTGCGGTGCCATAGCCATGGGGATAGGGCAGGCTGCTCCCGCCAAGATATCCCTGGCTTCCTCTGGGCTTTCGAACCGAGAGGAAATCCACGAGATGGCGAACATACCGGATCTTTTCGATTGGCCGGTGAACGAAAGACGGTCTTGATGATTACGATAGCGAAGAGGGGCTGAGCGATCGCTCAGCCCCTCTTCGCTATCTCTATGGGGACTTTTATGGATTCGGCGATACGGGAAACGGCGGCTATTTCCGTTATCGAAAATCTGAGTGCCATCCCGCATGATCTCGAGAGGTCTCTCGGTGTGGGGGATACGTCGTGTGAAATCTTCCTCTCCCTGAGGACCTTGTGAAGTCTCTGAGCGTCCGACTGGGTCTGGAAAAGGGCGTAGGCTTTTTCACTCAAGGGTCTCTATGAACGCCTCTATGCGGGTCTTGAGCTGTCCTTCGTCTCCTGATTCGTATCCCGTTTCCAGGCTCAGTACCGGTATGCCCTCTTCCTTGAGTCTATCTCTTACCTTGGTTCCCTCGGTCAGATAGGTGGTGCAGAACGAGAGAGAATAGTCTATTATGCCGTCCACCCTGTATTCCTTGGCCAGCCTGACGATGTCGTCGAGCCTTCCGTCGTTGGGGGTGAAACAGGCGCAGTGGATGTTGTCTATATATCTCGAGGCCAGGTTGTCCATGAGTCCCTCTAGGTTCGACGGAGAGCCGTCCACCATCTGTTCGTAATAACGGGTTCCCGTGCAATTTTCTTCAACGACGACGGGGTTACCCGTGCTCTCTACGAGATGATGCAGTTTCCAGTTCGGCAGGACCAACGGAGAACCCGTTACCATTATCCTCTTTGCCCCGGAGGTGAAGGGGGATTCGCCTTTTTGAACTCTTTCGACGCATTCGTCGGTTAATACCTGAACTTTTTCAACGAAACGATCGACGTCGTCGTAGAAGGCTATTTCGCTGACCAAAAGGGCGTCCTTTCCCGATATGGGAACTACGTCGCCTTTTCTCAGTTCGTTCAGTTTCTGAAGAGCCTTTCTCTTCGCGTTTACTTTTTCGATAGCCTCTTTCAAGTTGGAGGCCGTTACGGTTTTCCCCGTTAATTTCTCCAGCTCTTCGGAG from Dethiosulfovibrio faecalis carries:
- a CDS encoding DUF3343 domain-containing protein, which codes for MSEKAYALFQTQSDAQRLHKVLRERKISHDVSPTPRDLSRSCGMALRFSITEIAAVSRIAESIKVPIEIAKRG
- a CDS encoding double-cubane-cluster-containing anaerobic reductase; this translates as MADYHGMWEDLNIDLKTHDLLCDALPPLYEGIYLDQENRPESMDYFNMVVAEVHGARIKELMDFKAEGNKVVGAFCIYVPEELVLAAGSQLVGLCAGSEFWVPPGEKVLPRNTCPLVKAGVGARISRTCPYFQSVDLIVGENTCDGKKKAWEILAEEAPMYVMDIPNVKSQSGMALWKSEVKSLSEELEKLTGKTVTASNLKEAIEKVNAKRKALQKLNELRKGDVVPISGKDALLVSEIAFYDDVDRFVEKVQVLTDECVERVQKGESPFTSGAKRIMVTGSPLVLPNWKLHHLVESTGNPVVVEENCTGTRYYEQMVDGSPSNLEGLMDNLASRYIDNIHCACFTPNDGRLDDIVRLAKEYRVDGIIDYSLSFCTTYLTEGTKVRDRLKEEGIPVLSLETGYESGDEGQLKTRIEAFIETLE